caacttgttatgttgggatatcaattttttatggaacatttgtagttgatatatgtgacttagttactttcttcgcatctataaatgcatcttttaattgatttgctatattttaaaaatgaattattttctgaacttcaagttcacattgatctgtacgggaatctaaatgagacaataatgatgtattccatgtaatttcttttttcaacttcttaattcctccccctaatgttggaaaatttgtctcattaaaatgacaatcaacaaatcatgcagtaaatacatcacccttCAGGgggctcaagatatttaataattgatggagaatcatatcTAACACATATTCCTAACCTTCTTTGAGGACACATCTTAGTGCATTGTgatggagcaattggaacatatactgcacatcaaaaaattctcagatggcaaatatttggctcatgatcATAAGCTAATTTtaatggtgagtacttatgataagctactggcctaatgcatacaagtgacaatgcatgcaaaatagcatgtccccatatagatgaaggaagcttagctctcataagtaatggtcttgcaattaattacaaatgttttataaatgatcctgctaaatcattttgtgtatgaacatgagctacaggatgttcaacacttattccaattgacatacaataattatcaaaagcttgggatataaattcaccagcattatcaaaaCGAATGTgttaggaatgtcctagaactcacagttcgtaaattatgtgttaaacattctatttatcaataaaatattattgagtattttattcaagaaagttgttgatattgtattctattatgaaaatctaatacatatatacatggctatagtatgaatactttaactttatgtggtgacataaataggatcaagttaatagtatatagcctaaatagtctataaatatatggataaaattgggtatctcatcttagtaacactattggatgcggcccattctatataggtaatacaaatgatgtaatcCACAAATCAtctatgtagagacatgtgagtgggggcatcctctgcaatgagtttgcatataaattggaccacgaaatagtcacttttctttataacaacatttactgttaaaactgactatttcatattaaagtaacctaggataacttaatcttaatcctgagctagttatgaactcctgtttatttgggattatccttttatctgcatagatgagagtagtccaacagcactactcaataagtctttcattttgggataagaccgaatagatagctgaggacatagtcttgcaagatggaattcactcctacccattttaggattagcagataggttgttctcttaaatgctgattccaggtcttgccTCAATCTTCTCATAATAGAGAGGggcatgattcataagtagtattatgaatcaatattgttcattagagggtcagtaggaacttggaataagatgtatttacaagggtaaaatggtaattttgatccaactgtaattacggatgacttgtgaaggattgacttattgattatggtttacatggacataaatatatctacagtgaggagagtgcaactattgagctatagtggtgtgccttggtagttaacgaatagtaattaattaaattaaagagtttaacaaattaattacaaatcgttggagctcatgatctgtaggttcattaggtccctctactcgctcttaaattggaataacagaTTGAGTATTGAtatatgaaattagggttatgaatttgaaatgttcaaattcaattttaggtttttcaattgattgtatatgatacaattaaaaacatttaatttaaatgaaattaaacgaaattggaaaatcaattaatatttaaattataatttaaatatgaaattgatttatattggtgaaattggtgttttattaatttaatattaagatattaattaatattattttaattaaaaagtttaattaaaatttaaaaattaaaattagttttatttaaattaattatttttgaattaattatataaaattaattttaaaaaataaaaggaaacgatttatttaaaatcatgttagtggatttttccaatttttggaaaaaatccactaacttcaTTTTATTGGATTCTCACCAAATTCCAATTGAATTATGTGATAATCACTAAATAGGTGGTGCTATCCATGCAGCCCTATAGGTTTGCATGATTtctatctatatatagaagTTCCATACATAAGGATTTTTTTTGTTGACCTGAGTTTACTTGCTGAAGTGAAAAATCTAAAAACCCTACTCAACCCTCACTAGTTCATCCTCAATTCAGCTTCAtttaagtgtttccactacacattccttcttgagcatagtggagaagatcttataTTACTACTTCataatggtcttaattgtataatcaagaaattgtgctcttaacttaattatttgagcaagtaatcttgcaaatgcaagattttgacttgataataagcacacatgtgaccatctgttggatgcatctattattACTATAAATATCTTAGCGCACTTCGTTACCATGATCCTTGTCAATGGCATAAAAAACTTGATGTATTTTTATTATGCGATGAAATGAATGCTAAATGTTGATTTATAACACACTGTTTTATCTAGTCGAACCAAGTGTAAATTCAGGTAGAGTCCTAGagagtccagggtcgaactcagggatttctTTAGCATTGAAAATTACTATTTCGATCTTGACGCGTCTAAATTACTAAATGAGTGATGAGTTGGTTTTATATTATTCTAACACTAAGGTTGGTTAAATGACAAATGCGATGGACAATACAATCTATGTGAGACAGTATGTATGAAGAATGTTAAATTCGAATGGATAGAAGTAGGGTTGAGAAGAATATTTACGAACATTTCTAAGTAAATGCATAAATCATGCGTTCAATCAGATCACTCCAAATTATAACCTACACCTTTCAGTGCACAGAGCCacaatatcctatctctagaatgcatgcgatgagtgTTTATTGCAAGagatatttctttatttctaaaaGAGTTCTCTTATTGTTTTATGAAATCTAAACCCTTAGTTCCTCCAACCTAGGTTTATTCTACTCTAAATAATCTTTCAATTTGTTCAAGTATTCGATAAGCATACATAAAATAAGTTGAATGCATAACTTTATGTTTTTACTTAGTTCAtgttagctaaatgcttctcaacccataagTGATTTAGTTGCAATGATGATAATAACAAGGATGGATAAATGATGAGCTAAATATGCATTCATATTGGTAAAAGATGTTTCTCAATGTTACACAATAcaaatacaactaaaataaatgaaaaatagagaaagaagGTCAAGTCGTGGTatgcaatctcttgcttcctccGACTTCTCAATGACTACTTTACTTAAATTGTGTTGAAGACGATGCTCCTCTTCTGCTTCTAAGAAAAACCTAAGTTCTCACGTAAGGTTCACAAATGGTTCGAAAGAGAAGTAAAGATTTTGACAAAGTTTCTTCCAATTTCTTGGTTCTCTcattctcttcctttttttctttttttttttttcttttgcatgaCATTCTTGTggagtatttataggcgtccagaGGCAACTTTTTTTCCTCACTAATGATTGTGTTGATAAggtatattaaataccataccTTGATACGCCGCCTGCTAAGCGTCAAAAGTTCATTGGTTCTATTGTGAAGCTTTCTTATCAGCTACTAACTTCCCCGCCCGTGTCGCATCACTTTCCATCGCAAGAATCCACTGAATTGGTTAACTATGTGATCTCCATTTTGGTGTTAAGACATTCCATGTGATCGCATAAATAGGCTTTCTGCtccaaaaaaaaacataatttataGCTCTTTGTAAGCAAATAGGCTTTGTGTGTGTGTGATCACATGATGTTATTATCTCTATGAATTTTTCATTAAGCTATCACATTTCAATGCtttttcttaattgttttagataaaagagACAAAATAATtagtatttctacaagttatcatcctTATACTtaacttttgttcattttggtcctagaatattaaaaaaagtgatcatttttattctttaaaagtTAAGATAAAGAGACTAAAAtgacaaattttaaaagtataaggaccaaaatgaaccaaagttaaaaatatagGAACCAAAATAAACAATGTGAAAGTACAAAgatcaaaataaaccaaaatcaaaAGTATGAAGACTATAAAACTCCCTTAACACATATTCTTATTCACCTTAAATCACCTTAAATTGGTATGAAAGTGGAAGTTAGAACATAGTTGTAAGATGTTGCAAGATAAAAAAACAATACCTAAAAACACCAAAACCTTCCTAATATCTAATATATCCATATGAAACCACTTAAAACACCTTCCTAATATCTAATATATCCATATGAAACCACTTAAAACTTGTGgagcaaaagttgtttttacaaaataaaagcAACCAATAACAAGATCCACAATATGCAAAGCAAAAGAAACCCAACTCCTCTATTTTGGAAGTTCAGATAAATTTACAAATAAGGAAACTTAGAAgccgtaaaaaaaaaaaaatagaaaaaaggctaaattatcaaaaatacccttgaacTTTGTAAATTGCCATTGAAGTTTCAAAAATGCCCCTAAACTTCcaaaatgagttaaaaaaaaatctttatcaTTACTTTTGGATGTAAACCgttacaaaattttgtttaaaaaatacatctgaactttcaaaagtttcaaaaatacctttaaacttagaaaaaagttaaaaaaatatcattccTGTTATATGAACAGAAACCTTTACTATCGTCTTACCTCTCTATCTTTCATCTTTTTCTCCCCTCCGTTCTTCAATACACACTTATTCCCctttttgttaattatttgacacttgtttatatagaaaaaaataaaattgtacaCTTTAACTAAGGTATATGAACTATAATGAGAagaaagataataaataaagtaCCACATGATTTTAGGACTTGCATATTCAAAATTGTACAATAGTAGTTATGTGTGTTAATAGTCAAATACTTTtgttatttgactatttattgttttggtatatttcaagaggagattttgattttggagttttgtgaaattttgtggaatttttgtgttttaacataaaattttggTTGTTTGACAAAATTAGTGTAAGCtaagaattggaaaattaagagaaatatgagagtatctatatgaaaaaaatgaggACATCTAGATaatctattttaaaattggtttttttcGAACTTAAAGAACTTCAGACAAATTGATCACCATATTAATGGTAGGAgcatttcttttactttttattttaatttttagagttATTTTTCTCACAAGGAATTAATTGTTTCTTTTCAAATAGTAATGACagagatatatttaaaattttatttaattaagggtatttttgaaacttttgagagttcatgaatattttttaaacaaaactttaacCGTTTTCATCCAAGACTAACGACaaatagagatgtccaattttccaTGGGAATGACGCCACGACCCGAACTGGGTGGGATTCCCCGATTAGGCAGGAAATTGTGGAGGGAGTGGGGAAAAAATTCTCCGTGAGCTAAATAGGGACAGggatggggaatgcattccccgtccctACCCCTATTAGCttctatatatttatttagtacaattatctaatgttatattattattattattattattataaaatatcatttaaatttcaaatttgattatttattgggaaagataatgaatatgtttaaatttagattatatatgtgaataatttgatttatatttatttttttatattaaaaaaattaattagcttttctaggcaaaaaaaattgagtaatttatttttaaattcaaattgtcacgtaaaactaatcataataaataatttactgataaagttaattatttaattaaaatttactcacaataatgatttaaattaattggtttttttaaaaaaagtaagggAGAAAAATTTCCCGTGGGAAATCTGGGAAATTTCACGAGATGAGAAATGAAATGGGGAACGGGGACATGGATGAGGAATGACATCCCAGTCCTACCTGCCCCGTAGACATCTCTAACAACaagtgtatttttttaaaactatttttaaagttcaagggtgttttaaaatttttgaaattttaggaacATTTTTTTATCCAAAATATATAGTTTCGGtgcatttttataattaaaaaaactctaaaaaaatacaacaaaagTCAGTCGAATCCAAATATCTCAAAGGTAAAAATTTTCTCCAATATATAAAGAGGACATTTGGACAAAGAGTTAGAATTTTAAAATAGGATTGACTATAGTTAATTAAAGACTACGtaatgatatttattgtaaGAAAAAATGATTATTATAATTTGGATAATCCTTGAGCAAATAGTCCCCAAATGTTTAAGTTCCTTACGATGACTGAAGTTTGAGTGTGAAGTAGCCACCGTCTGAAGCTCCGATCGTGGTCGCCGTTCGATGGAAGCGTGGGTTCACCGAGTAGCAGCAGTTGCGCGAGAGAGGGAAGTTCAATCGCAAGGCACAATATgattttttagggttttttttttaattaaatctaaagaGCAATTTCATCCAGCTCCCACCCTTTCCCATAATTTCCATCTAGCTGTTCTTAGGGTTCTAAATCCTTCTGCAAATTGAGGTTTTGAATCATAGCCATGGAATCGGCCGAAGGGCTTAATAATTTCAAAGTGGGGCATCTTCCAACAGTGTTCTATATTCCCAACTTCATAACACACGACGATGAGACCCTGCTTCTAGATAATGTACCAAATTTCCTTATTGCTTTTCCTTCATtgcacattttttttctatttttttttccttgtaatCGTTTGCTAAACTGGGTTAGTTTTCATTTGTTAGATTTATAAAGCGCCTGCGTCAAAATGGAAATCTTTGAAGAATAGGAGGCTGCAAAATTGGGGTATGTAAAAATTGGAGTAGCTATCCTATacgtttttgctattttttgaAGATCTGAATTCTTGAAAGATATGAGATTATCCTCTTTGTCTTACTAATTATACTGCTTTCCTTATCCATTGATTTCTTGCAGGTGGCATTGTACATGAAAAAGGTCTTCTCCCCCAAGAATGTAAGTTTGGAGGAAACtatgtttaaaattgaaatgttcttagttaattttttatctGATGTATAATATACTGGCTTCTGGAAATAAATGCAATCGAGTTTAAGCTTAATGCATTGAGATACAGTTCTTATTAAATTGATTACGAAATTCTAGTGTGCTTTATTCATGATAAACTGGCTATATTCAAGGTAATAGTTCATTTTCTACCTTGTGGTGTGTGGGTTTTCCTTGACattgtttaaaattgaaagaCAGCGAATGGGAGTAATTTGATTCACGAgaaattaacttcaaatgtaTAGTATAAGGAAACGTATAGGTATACGATAGGTGAACAAATTTTGAAGGTTTGTAATGGCACTGTGGCTTTACTACCAAgtttaacttttgtttttttattacaatgGGGAATTAATACTTTTTGGCTAGActagtttaattaattcaatctCATCGTGGGAATGACTGATAAGAGCTGGAAAGACTTTATACTGCCATCAAGCATGAAATTTGATATTAGCGTGGTTTTACAACCGTACTTGAATAAGATctgttctataggttgtacaatggtgtccttgagttctaaaattttgttattatcAGTACAGTATTCCTACTGATCTACATTGGCTAGCTCATATTTTCATACCCCTTATACAAAGCTTGGATATTTTACTACAAGGATTACTTAAGTAGGATATACAAGCATCCATATCATTTATCATTGTGATTGTACACCAGTCCCTTTGCAGGTTGCCAAAATTTGTTTCCATCAAGCCGCTTATCTTGCTTaatttttttctgttttctgCCTAATTCTCCTCTATGGGTGGCACTCATCTTAATTTACAGCTTTACCTATAAGCTTCTTTATCTAAGAGAGTACAGTACCGGAGAATGGAGATTTGCCTCTCTGGATATTAGGTGAAAGTTGAACAAGTTCAATCAGTTAAATTGACAAATCTCTGGCTTCTGATGTTCTACAGTGCCTGTTTGGCTGACAAATATCACCAAGAAGATCTATCAAGAAACAAATCTATACCCTGCACCCATAAACCATGTTCTTATCAACGAATACCTTCACAATCAAGGCATAATGGTACGGATTGACGATTCCTCGTCTTTAGGGCATATCTTGTTTGTATTATAATCATATTCATTGCCATGATCCCCATCATAGATCTAATCTACATGTACATTGACATCCAATCTCCAATtggaaaaaaatcttttatacATCAGTGTTATATTTTTCCATCATTCATTCAACTCCCAACTGTTAAACCAATTAGCAACATCTTAGAAACAGTTTTTGGTTCTTGTTCCGTGTAGCCGCACCAAGATGGCCCTGCTTACTTTCCTGTAGTAGCAATTCTATCTCTTGGTTCTCCTGTTGTTATGGACT
The nucleotide sequence above comes from Benincasa hispida cultivar B227 chromosome 3, ASM972705v1, whole genome shotgun sequence. Encoded proteins:
- the LOC120072526 gene encoding alpha-ketoglutarate-dependent dioxygenase alkB homolog 6, which produces MESAEGLNNFKVGHLPTVFYIPNFITHDDETLLLDNIYKAPASKWKSLKNRRLQNWGGIVHEKGLLPQELPVWLTNITKKIYQETNLYPAPINHVLINEYLHNQGIMPHQDGPAYFPVVAILSLGSPVVMDFTPHSRLKSCADQLTENFDDKDSNGTTHCPFSVLLMPRSLLIFKDEAYSGYLHGINDNSLQCYEQTVNKIEVQSTLLETENQTVKVNHDHSSFERTNTRVSLTCRLVPKVHKHLFRH